The genomic window AAAGACCGGGATCGAAATGTTTGGTGCACTTCCACCGAAAGAGGATACAGATCTCAGGAAACCTGAAAGAGAAAGCACGATCCCGAAATGGGCCATAGTTGACTCGAAAGGTATCCTCAAAGGTTCACTTCATTTATTTCGAAGGTTCGAGCTGTGTCGCGAGGTTGTCCTGCTTGTATCAGCTCAACACCAGAAGATTATCTGGAATACCTTTAAGAAAGGGATTAAGACTTCATTGTAACAGGTGAAGAACACGTTGACCTCCGGGAAGCACTTGAAGTACTTAACAAAAAGTACAAGGCAAGAACAGTCCTTGTAGACAACGGAAGCGGACTTAACGGAGCCTTGCTCGGACAGGATCTTGTGGATGAGATCAGTCTTATCATAATGCCCCTTCAGATAGGGAAAGAAGTTGATACCTTGTTTTCCAATATTGGAAAAACGAAGCCTATAGAACTTGAACTGTTAAAATGTGAGAAACTGGAGAAGGACAATGTATGGCTTGTTTACAAAATTAAGCGTTCTCCTGATAAATGATAGTACACTTATATTCGATAAAATAGACAATGGAGATAGAGAATGACATTTTTAGATG from Methanococcoides methylutens includes these protein-coding regions:
- a CDS encoding dihydrofolate reductase family protein, with the translated sequence MVTGEEHVDLREALEVLNKKYKARTVLVDNGSGLNGALLGQDLVDEISLIIMPLQIGKEVDTLFSNIGKTKPIELELLKCEKLEKDNVWLVYKIKRSPDK